Proteins encoded in a region of the Streptomyces sp. NBC_00310 genome:
- a CDS encoding xanthine dehydrogenase family protein molybdopterin-binding subunit has protein sequence MSRHSRRRFLTYLVAAPTLAVATKIGLDVYDPGSAEAAIPTLPAPADLVDLGDLLILAGAPTANMLVLSVDEEGVAHFRLPREEVGQGLTTAVAMLVAEELDTPLDRVRVELDDARPELLFNQLTGSSNSIRSLYDPVRHTAAAARARMVRAAARQWGLDASELTVRQGVVVAPDGRTASYGSLSAAAASLDLGSLVVTTKKESEHTLVGTPTSRIDARALVTGKQVYTLDLDVPGAKPCMVRRPPTINGTVKAVNNEPAVRAMPGVLDVVTIDSGVAVVAETFGQALDGKEALDVTWGPGSVDALSDDGIRARLKAATPSLDVLGLLVKKVEGEFDFAFASHAPLETNSAVADVREDRAEIWSGLKSPIVAQAAIAKAVGLPVSEVKVHVVQSGGSFGRRLFYDAALEAAVVSKKSGRPVRLMWSRIDDMRHGRMRPATHHRVRATYAAGQVLTFQHQVAAVETDFRHGLGDAVTAAAASLPSGVGNATFAQTLFLTTVKSPYNFGVTTQTLTEVPIRMHTGSWRSVYSANTRGAEEIIVDELAAKLGKDPVDFRREFLKTARHRAVLAKVAEAGDWGRSLPDGWAQGVGFHDEYKACTACLVEIDATDPKKPRVTKAVIAADVGRVINPRGLEAQLLGGLTDAISTTLRAGLHIDEGLPLEGSYSQFHYARQKDSPKDVEIFVIEGADEPGGAGELGVPAAVGAVANAYARATGTKPRRFPVNFDVDFTPFPR, from the coding sequence ATGTCACGTCACTCCCGGCGCCGGTTTCTCACCTATCTGGTGGCCGCGCCCACTCTCGCCGTCGCGACCAAGATAGGTCTGGACGTCTATGACCCGGGCAGCGCGGAGGCGGCGATTCCCACGTTGCCGGCGCCGGCGGATCTGGTGGACCTCGGTGATCTGCTGATTCTGGCCGGGGCGCCGACGGCGAACATGCTGGTGCTGAGTGTCGACGAGGAGGGCGTCGCCCATTTCCGGCTGCCGAGGGAAGAGGTCGGGCAGGGGCTCACCACGGCGGTGGCGATGCTGGTCGCCGAGGAGTTGGACACCCCGCTCGACCGCGTGCGCGTGGAACTGGACGATGCCCGGCCCGAGTTGCTCTTCAACCAGCTCACCGGCAGCTCCAACTCCATCCGTTCCCTCTACGACCCGGTGCGGCACACGGCGGCTGCCGCGCGGGCGCGCATGGTTCGCGCCGCCGCCAGGCAATGGGGGCTCGACGCAAGTGAGTTGACGGTCCGTCAAGGCGTGGTGGTCGCGCCGGACGGGCGTACCGCCTCCTACGGATCGCTGTCGGCGGCCGCCGCCTCCCTCGATCTCGGCTCCCTCGTCGTCACGACGAAGAAGGAGTCGGAGCACACCCTCGTCGGCACCCCCACCTCGCGCATCGACGCCCGTGCCCTGGTCACCGGCAAGCAGGTCTACACGCTCGACCTCGACGTGCCCGGGGCCAAGCCGTGCATGGTGCGCCGGCCGCCGACGATCAACGGCACGGTGAAGGCGGTGAACAACGAGCCCGCCGTGCGGGCCATGCCCGGCGTGCTCGACGTGGTCACCATCGACAGTGGCGTCGCGGTGGTCGCGGAAACGTTCGGGCAGGCGCTCGACGGCAAGGAGGCGCTGGATGTCACCTGGGGCCCGGGGAGCGTCGACGCGCTGTCGGACGACGGCATCCGGGCCCGGCTGAAGGCGGCGACGCCCTCGCTGGACGTGCTCGGGCTGCTGGTGAAGAAGGTGGAGGGGGAGTTCGACTTCGCCTTCGCCAGTCACGCGCCGCTGGAGACCAACTCGGCCGTCGCGGATGTGCGGGAGGACCGGGCCGAGATCTGGTCCGGGCTGAAGTCGCCGATCGTCGCCCAGGCCGCCATCGCGAAAGCCGTCGGACTGCCGGTGTCCGAGGTGAAGGTCCATGTCGTGCAGTCGGGCGGGTCCTTCGGGCGGCGGCTGTTCTACGACGCGGCGCTGGAGGCCGCCGTCGTGTCGAAGAAGAGCGGGCGGCCCGTACGGCTGATGTGGTCGCGGATCGACGACATGCGGCACGGGCGGATGCGGCCCGCCACTCACCACCGGGTCCGGGCCACGTACGCGGCGGGACAGGTGCTCACCTTCCAGCACCAGGTGGCCGCAGTGGAGACCGACTTCCGGCACGGCCTCGGCGACGCGGTCACCGCCGCCGCGGCGAGCCTGCCGTCGGGTGTCGGGAACGCGACCTTCGCGCAGACCCTGTTCCTGACCACGGTGAAGTCCCCGTACAACTTCGGCGTCACCACGCAGACGCTCACCGAGGTGCCGATCAGGATGCACACCGGGTCGTGGCGTTCGGTGTACTCGGCCAACACGCGAGGCGCCGAGGAGATCATCGTCGACGAGTTGGCGGCGAAGCTCGGCAAGGACCCGGTCGACTTCCGGCGGGAGTTCCTCAAGACGGCGCGGCACAGGGCCGTGCTCGCCAAGGTCGCGGAGGCGGGCGACTGGGGACGGAGCCTGCCCGACGGGTGGGCACAGGGCGTCGGATTCCACGACGAGTACAAGGCCTGCACGGCCTGCCTGGTCGAGATCGACGCCACCGATCCGAAGAAGCCCCGGGTGACCAAGGCGGTCATCGCCGCCGACGTGGGCCGGGTGATCAACCCGCGCGGACTGGAGGCCCAGCTGCTCGGCGGGCTCACGGACGCCATCTCCACCACCCTGCGCGCCGGGCTCCACATCGACGAGGGGCTGCCGCTGGAAGGCAGCTACTCGCAGTTCCACTACGCCCGCCAGAAGGATTCCCCGAAGGACGTCGAGATCTTCGTCATCGAGGGCGCCGACGAACCCGGCGGCGCGGGCGAACTCGGCGTGCCGGCGGCCGTCGGCGCCGTCGCCAACGCCTATGCGCGGGCCACCGGCACCAAGCCGCGCCGCTTCCCCGTCAACTTCGACGTGGACTTCACGCCCTTCCCCCGCTGA
- a CDS encoding shikimate dehydrogenase — protein sequence MSRTATKRRAAVLGSPIAHSLSPVLHRAAYAELGLTDWTYDRFEVDEAALPGFVDKLGPEWAGLSLTMPLKRAVIPLLDEISETAASVETVNTLVFTEDGRRVGDNTDIPGMVAALRERGIEQVESAAILGAGATASSALAALARICTGEVVAYVRSEARAAEMRQWGERLGVEVRTEDWADAERGLSAPLVVATTPAGATDALSGAVPERPTTLFDVLYHPWPTALAARWSAYGGAVVSGLDLLVHQAVLQVEQMTGCKTAPVAAMRTAGERALAGRG from the coding sequence ATGAGCCGCACCGCCACCAAGCGCCGGGCCGCCGTGCTCGGTTCGCCGATCGCCCACTCGCTCTCCCCCGTGCTGCACCGGGCCGCGTACGCCGAACTCGGCCTCACCGACTGGACGTACGACCGTTTCGAGGTCGACGAGGCGGCGCTGCCCGGGTTCGTCGACAAGCTCGGACCGGAATGGGCGGGGCTGTCGCTGACCATGCCGCTGAAGCGGGCGGTCATCCCGCTGCTGGACGAGATCAGTGAGACGGCGGCCTCCGTCGAGACGGTCAACACCCTGGTGTTCACCGAGGACGGGCGGCGGGTCGGCGACAACACCGACATCCCCGGGATGGTGGCCGCCCTGCGGGAGCGGGGGATCGAGCAGGTGGAGTCCGCCGCGATCCTCGGTGCGGGCGCCACCGCCTCCTCCGCGCTGGCCGCGCTCGCCCGGATCTGCACCGGTGAGGTCGTGGCGTACGTGCGGAGCGAGGCCCGCGCCGCGGAGATGCGGCAGTGGGGCGAGCGGCTGGGCGTCGAGGTGCGTACGGAGGACTGGGCGGACGCCGAGCGAGGGCTGAGCGCTCCGCTGGTCGTCGCCACGACACCGGCCGGGGCGACGGACGCGCTGTCCGGCGCGGTGCCGGAGCGGCCGACGACGCTGTTCGATGTGCTGTACCACCCGTGGCCGACGGCTCTGGCCGCGCGCTGGTCGGCGTACGGGGGTGCCGTCGTCAGTGGGCTCGATCTCCTGGTGCACCAGGCCGTGTTGCAGGTCGAGCAGATGACCGGGTGCAAGACGGCGCCGGTGGCGGCGATGCGGACGGCGGGGGAGCGGGCGCTGGCCGGCCGGGGATAG
- the mltG gene encoding endolytic transglycosylase MltG, producing the protein MTEYGRGPGSEPWHPDDPLYGDGGWDGQQAQGGQQSAYGGQPQQHYPEQQQYQQPYGHDNGNGGWVNGHQDPYAQQQYQQEYGEPGQQYPGQNQHQQQYDQVNGGWNNGTHQHAQAPYVADPTDPYGGQQQPMAYGGGQQDFYGTPDAYPPPEPPSRRGAEPTPAPAPAPAAAPEPEPQPVAERTDWDPGPDQGEHAFFAGGGDDDDDDEAEERAGRGDRKGRGGKSGKTGKGGKKRRSGCACLVVVMVFGGGLAGVSYFGYQFYQSRFAETPDYSGNGTNETVTITVAKGEFGSVIGQKLKAAGVVKSVDAFTIALAQNPEKPQIQAGVYLLKKEMSAESAIALMLDPKSQNSFTVSEGRRNNEVYAAIDKELGLKKGTTEDVAEKKWETLGLPDWANDNDDIKDPLEGFLYPSTYPIAKDMKPEAVLKEMVALAKAKYEQLDLAGKAKGLKLENPLQVLTVASLVQAEGNNKKDYRKIARVVYNRLEPNNAETAGLLDFDSTVNYLRGESKLATGSVDSLRQIDDPYNTYKVYGLPPGPIGNPGGEAIEGALKPAKGDWYYFVSISKDETLFAVTNAEHNRNREKYQEAQNG; encoded by the coding sequence ATGACTGAGTATGGCCGGGGCCCAGGCTCCGAACCGTGGCATCCGGACGACCCGTTGTACGGGGACGGCGGATGGGACGGGCAGCAGGCCCAGGGGGGCCAGCAGTCCGCCTACGGCGGCCAGCCGCAGCAGCACTACCCCGAGCAGCAGCAGTACCAGCAGCCTTACGGTCACGACAACGGCAACGGCGGCTGGGTCAACGGGCATCAGGACCCCTACGCCCAGCAGCAGTACCAGCAGGAGTACGGCGAGCCCGGTCAGCAGTACCCCGGCCAGAACCAGCACCAGCAGCAGTACGACCAGGTCAACGGCGGCTGGAACAACGGAACGCACCAGCACGCACAGGCCCCTTACGTCGCCGACCCGACCGACCCCTACGGGGGGCAGCAGCAGCCGATGGCCTACGGCGGTGGCCAACAGGACTTCTACGGCACGCCCGACGCGTATCCACCGCCGGAGCCGCCCTCGCGTCGTGGCGCGGAACCCACGCCCGCACCCGCACCCGCACCCGCAGCCGCACCCGAACCCGAGCCGCAGCCGGTCGCCGAGCGGACGGACTGGGATCCCGGGCCGGACCAGGGAGAACACGCCTTCTTCGCGGGTGGCGGCGATGACGACGATGACGACGAGGCCGAGGAACGCGCGGGCCGGGGTGACCGGAAGGGCCGCGGCGGCAAGTCCGGAAAGACGGGCAAGGGCGGCAAGAAGCGCCGCAGTGGGTGTGCCTGCCTGGTGGTCGTCATGGTCTTCGGCGGCGGCCTCGCCGGCGTCAGCTATTTCGGTTACCAGTTCTACCAGAGCCGTTTCGCCGAGACTCCCGACTATTCGGGGAACGGTACGAACGAGACCGTTACGATCACGGTCGCCAAGGGCGAATTCGGGTCGGTGATCGGCCAGAAGCTGAAGGCGGCCGGAGTCGTCAAGAGTGTGGACGCCTTCACGATCGCACTGGCGCAGAATCCCGAGAAGCCGCAGATTCAGGCGGGCGTCTATCTCCTCAAGAAGGAGATGTCCGCTGAAAGCGCTATCGCCCTGATGCTCGACCCGAAGAGTCAGAACAGCTTCACTGTCTCCGAAGGTAGGCGGAACAACGAGGTCTACGCCGCGATCGACAAGGAGTTGGGCCTGAAGAAGGGCACGACCGAGGATGTCGCCGAGAAGAAGTGGGAGACCCTCGGCCTGCCCGACTGGGCGAACGACAACGACGACATCAAGGATCCGCTGGAAGGATTCCTCTACCCGTCCACCTATCCGATCGCCAAGGACATGAAGCCCGAGGCCGTCCTGAAGGAAATGGTCGCCCTCGCCAAGGCGAAGTACGAGCAATTGGACCTGGCGGGCAAGGCCAAGGGGCTGAAGCTGGAAAATCCGCTTCAGGTACTCACTGTCGCGAGCCTCGTGCAGGCCGAGGGAAACAACAAGAAGGACTACAGGAAGATCGCGCGGGTCGTCTACAACCGGCTCGAGCCCAACAACGCGGAGACGGCTGGTCTGCTCGACTTCGACTCGACGGTCAACTACCTGCGTGGTGAATCCAAGTTGGCCACCGGCTCGGTCGACTCGCTGCGGCAGATCGATGACCCGTACAACACGTACAAGGTGTATGGATTGCCGCCGGGGCCGATCGGTAATCCCGGTGGCGAGGCGATCGAGGGAGCTCTCAAGCCGGCCAAGGGTGACTGGTACTACTTCGTGTCGATCAGCAAGGACGAGACGCTCTTCGCGGTCACCAACGCGGAGCACAACCGGAACCGCGAAAAGTACCAGGAAGCGCAGAACGGATAG
- the ruvX gene encoding Holliday junction resolvase RuvX translates to MRRGRRLAIDVGDARIGVASCDPDGILATPVETVPGRDVPAAQRRLRQLVDEYVPIEVIVGLPRSLKGGEGPAAVKVRGFAQELARMIAPVPVRLVDERMTTVTAGQGLRASGVKSKKGRSVIDQVAAVIILQQALESERVSGKAPGEGVEVVI, encoded by the coding sequence ATGCGCCGTGGCCGTCGGCTCGCGATCGACGTCGGGGACGCCCGCATCGGGGTCGCCTCCTGCGACCCCGACGGGATCCTCGCGACCCCGGTCGAGACTGTTCCCGGACGCGATGTCCCCGCAGCTCAGCGGCGATTGAGACAACTGGTCGACGAATACGTACCTATAGAGGTCATCGTCGGACTTCCGCGTTCCCTCAAGGGCGGCGAAGGTCCGGCCGCTGTCAAGGTCCGGGGATTCGCTCAGGAGTTGGCCCGTATGATCGCGCCCGTTCCGGTCAGACTCGTCGACGAGAGGATGACCACAGTGACGGCCGGCCAAGGGCTGCGTGCCTCAGGGGTGAAATCCAAAAAGGGCAGGTCGGTCATTGACCAGGTGGCAGCCGTGATCATCCTGCAACAGGCCCTGGAATCCGAACGGGTGTCAGGTAAAGCTCCGGGCGAGGGCGTCGAAGTGGTCATCTGA
- the alaS gene encoding alanine--tRNA ligase, which yields MESAEIRRRWLSFFEERGHTVVPSASLIADDPTLLLVNAGMVPFKPYFLGEVKPSFARATSVQKCVRTPDIEEVGKTTRHGTFFQMCGNFSFGDYFKEGAIKHAWELLTSPQDKGGYGLEPEKLWITVYKDDDEAERIWHEQIGVPKERIQRLGMKDNYWSMGVPGPCGPCSEINYDRGPEFGVEGGPAVNDERYVEIWNLVFMQYERGEGTSKEDFEILGELPSKNIDTGLGMERLAMILQGVQNMYEIDTSMAVIDKATELTGVRYGDAHESDVSLRVVTDHIRTAVMLIGDGVTPGNEGRGYVLRRIMRRAIRNMRLLGATGPVVQDLIDVVIGMMGQQYPELITDRERIEKVALAEENAFLKTLKAGTNILDTAVTETKASGGQVLAGDKAFLLHDTWGFPIDLTLEMAAEQGLSVDEDGFRRLMKEQRDRAKADARAKKTGHADLGAYREIADAAGETEFIGYSDTEGESTVVGILVDGLSSPAATEGDEVEIVLDRTPFYAEGGGQIGDTGRIKVDSGAVIEIRDCQKPVPGVYVHKGVVQVGEVTVGAKAQASIDGRRRTAIARAHSATHLTHQALRDALGPTAAQAGSENQPGRFRFDFGSPSAVPTAVMTDVEQKINEVLARDLDVHAEILSLDEAKKQGAIAEFGEKYGERVRVVTIGDFSKELCGGTHVHNTSQLGLVKLLGESSIGSGVRRIEALVGVDAYNFLAREHTVVAQLQELIKGRPEELPEKVSAMLGKLKDAEKEIEKFRAEKVLQAAAGLAESAKDVSGVAVVTGQVPDGTTADDLRKLVLDVRGRIQGGRAVVVALFTAVNGKPLTVIATNEAARERGLKAGDLVRTAAKTLGGGGGGKPDVAQGGGQNPAAIGEAVDAVERLVAETAK from the coding sequence ATGGAGTCGGCTGAAATCCGCCGCCGCTGGTTGAGCTTCTTCGAGGAGCGCGGTCACACCGTCGTCCCTTCGGCGTCGCTCATCGCGGACGACCCGACTCTGCTCCTGGTCAACGCGGGCATGGTCCCCTTCAAGCCGTACTTCCTCGGTGAGGTCAAGCCCTCCTTCGCCCGCGCCACCAGCGTGCAGAAGTGCGTCCGCACACCGGACATCGAGGAGGTCGGCAAGACCACCCGGCACGGCACGTTCTTCCAGATGTGCGGCAACTTCTCCTTCGGCGACTACTTCAAGGAAGGCGCCATCAAGCACGCCTGGGAGCTGCTCACCAGCCCCCAGGACAAGGGTGGTTACGGCCTGGAGCCGGAGAAGCTCTGGATCACCGTCTACAAGGACGACGACGAGGCCGAGCGCATCTGGCACGAGCAGATCGGCGTGCCCAAGGAGCGCATCCAGCGCCTCGGCATGAAGGACAACTACTGGTCCATGGGCGTTCCCGGCCCGTGCGGCCCGTGTTCCGAGATCAACTACGACCGCGGCCCGGAGTTCGGCGTCGAGGGCGGCCCCGCCGTCAACGACGAGCGGTACGTGGAGATCTGGAACCTGGTCTTCATGCAGTACGAGCGCGGCGAGGGCACCTCCAAGGAGGACTTCGAGATCCTCGGCGAGCTGCCCAGCAAGAACATCGACACGGGCCTCGGCATGGAGCGCCTCGCCATGATTCTGCAGGGCGTGCAGAACATGTACGAGATCGACACCTCCATGGCCGTCATCGACAAGGCCACCGAACTCACCGGTGTCCGCTACGGCGACGCCCACGAGTCCGATGTCTCCCTGCGTGTGGTCACCGACCACATCCGCACCGCCGTGATGCTCATCGGCGACGGCGTCACCCCCGGCAACGAGGGCCGTGGCTACGTCCTGCGCCGCATCATGCGCCGTGCCATCCGCAACATGCGGCTGCTCGGTGCCACCGGCCCGGTCGTCCAGGACCTCATCGACGTCGTCATCGGCATGATGGGCCAGCAGTACCCCGAGCTGATCACCGACCGCGAGCGCATCGAGAAGGTCGCCCTCGCCGAGGAGAACGCCTTCCTCAAGACGCTGAAGGCCGGCACGAACATCCTCGACACCGCCGTGACGGAGACCAAGGCCTCCGGCGGCCAGGTCCTCGCCGGTGACAAGGCCTTCCTGCTCCACGACACCTGGGGCTTCCCGATCGACCTCACCCTGGAGATGGCCGCCGAGCAGGGCCTCTCCGTGGACGAGGACGGCTTCCGCCGCCTGATGAAGGAGCAGCGGGACCGCGCCAAGGCCGACGCCCGCGCCAAGAAGACCGGCCACGCCGACCTCGGTGCCTACCGTGAGATCGCCGACGCCGCCGGTGAGACCGAGTTCATCGGCTACTCGGACACCGAGGGCGAGTCGACGGTCGTCGGCATCCTCGTCGACGGTCTGTCGTCGCCCGCCGCCACCGAGGGCGACGAGGTCGAGATCGTCCTCGACCGCACCCCGTTCTACGCCGAGGGCGGCGGTCAGATCGGTGACACCGGCCGGATCAAGGTCGACTCCGGTGCCGTCATCGAGATCCGCGACTGCCAGAAGCCGGTCCCGGGTGTGTACGTCCACAAGGGCGTCGTCCAGGTCGGCGAGGTGACCGTCGGCGCCAAGGCCCAGGCCTCGATCGACGGCCGTCGCCGTACGGCCATCGCCCGCGCCCACTCGGCCACGCACCTCACCCACCAGGCCCTGCGCGACGCCCTCGGCCCGACGGCCGCCCAGGCCGGTTCCGAGAACCAGCCCGGCCGCTTCCGCTTCGACTTCGGTTCCCCGTCCGCCGTTCCGACGGCCGTGATGACCGACGTCGAGCAGAAGATCAACGAGGTGCTCGCCCGCGACCTGGACGTGCACGCGGAGATCCTGAGCCTCGACGAGGCCAAGAAGCAGGGCGCCATCGCCGAGTTCGGCGAGAAGTACGGCGAGCGCGTCCGCGTCGTCACCATCGGTGACTTCTCCAAGGAGCTGTGCGGCGGCACGCACGTCCACAACACCTCTCAGCTCGGCCTGGTCAAGCTGCTCGGGGAGTCGTCCATCGGCTCCGGTGTGCGCCGTATCGAGGCCCTGGTCGGCGTCGACGCCTACAACTTCCTCGCCCGTGAGCACACGGTCGTCGCCCAGCTCCAGGAGCTGATCAAGGGCCGTCCGGAAGAGCTTCCGGAGAAGGTCTCGGCCATGCTCGGCAAGTTGAAGGACGCCGAGAAGGAGATCGAGAAGTTCCGCGCCGAGAAGGTGCTGCAGGCCGCCGCCGGTCTCGCCGAGTCCGCCAAGGACGTCTCCGGCGTTGCCGTGGTGACCGGTCAGGTCCCGGACGGCACCACCGCCGACGACCTCCGCAAGCTGGTGCTCGACGTGCGTGGACGCATCCAGGGTGGCCGGGCCGTCGTGGTAGCCCTCTTCACCGCCGTGAACGGCAAGCCGCTGACGGTCATCGCCACCAACGAGGCTGCCCGCGAGCGCGGTCTGAAGGCCGGCGATCTGGTCCGTACGGCCGCCAAGACCCTCGGCGGCGGCGGTGGCGGCAAGCCGGACGTCGCCCAGGGCGGTGGCCAGAACCCGGCCGCCATCGGCGAGGCCGTGGACGCGGTCGAGCGCCTGGTCGCCGAGACGGCCAAGTGA
- a CDS encoding DUF948 domain-containing protein, with translation MSGGEVAGILVAVFWAILVSFLAVALARLAQTLKATTKLVADVTDQAVPLLADASTAVRSAQTQIERVDAIASDVQEVTSNASALSTTVASTFGGPLVKVAAFGYGVRRAMGGRREGEPAEERRRTVIVGRTVPGTRRSRRSTRGKKD, from the coding sequence GTGTCCGGTGGAGAGGTGGCCGGGATCCTGGTGGCCGTCTTCTGGGCGATCCTGGTCTCCTTCCTCGCCGTCGCGCTGGCGAGGCTGGCCCAGACGCTCAAGGCGACCACCAAGCTCGTCGCGGACGTGACCGACCAGGCCGTCCCCCTCCTCGCCGACGCGTCCACCGCCGTCCGCTCCGCGCAGACCCAGATCGAGCGGGTCGACGCCATCGCGTCCGACGTCCAGGAGGTCACGTCGAACGCCTCGGCGCTCTCCACGACCGTCGCGTCCACCTTCGGCGGCCCCCTCGTCAAGGTCGCGGCCTTCGGCTACGGCGTACGCCGGGCCATGGGCGGCCGCCGGGAGGGCGAACCCGCCGAGGAGCGGCGCCGTACCGTGATCGTGGGGCGCACCGTTCCGGGCACGCGCCGGAGCAGGCGGAGCACCCGTGGAAAGAAGGACTGA
- the rpsD gene encoding 30S ribosomal protein S4 — translation MANQSRPKVKKSRALGIALTPKAVKYFEARPYPPGEHGRGRKQNSDYKVRLLEKQRLRAQYDVSERQLVRAYERASKVQGKTGEALIIELERRLDALVLRSGIARTIYQARQMVVHGHIEVNGHKVDKPSFRVKPDDVVMVRERSRQKPLFEVAREGGFAADGETPRYLQVNLKALAFRLDREPNRKEVPVICDEQLVVEYYAR, via the coding sequence GTGGCGAACCAGTCCCGCCCCAAGGTCAAGAAGTCGCGTGCCCTCGGCATCGCGCTGACCCCGAAGGCCGTCAAGTACTTCGAGGCCCGCCCCTACCCGCCGGGCGAGCACGGCCGCGGCCGCAAGCAGAACTCGGACTACAAGGTCCGTCTGCTCGAGAAGCAGCGTCTGCGCGCGCAGTACGACGTGTCCGAGCGCCAGCTCGTCCGCGCCTACGAGCGTGCCTCCAAGGTTCAGGGCAAGACCGGTGAGGCCCTGATCATCGAGCTCGAGCGCCGTCTCGACGCGCTGGTCCTGCGTTCGGGCATCGCCCGCACGATCTACCAGGCCCGCCAGATGGTCGTCCACGGCCACATCGAGGTCAACGGCCACAAGGTCGACAAGCCGTCCTTCCGCGTCAAGCCGGACGACGTCGTCATGGTCCGTGAGCGCAGCCGTCAGAAGCCGCTGTTCGAGGTCGCCCGCGAGGGTGGCTTCGCCGCGGACGGTGAGACCCCGCGCTACCTGCAGGTGAACCTCAAGGCCCTGGCGTTCCGCCTGGACCGCGAGCCGAACCGCAAGGAAGTTCCGGTCATCTGCGACGAGCAGCTGGTCGTCGAGTACTACGCCCGTTGA
- a CDS encoding replication-associated recombination protein A: MEPDLFTAAAEERQEKDPTASPLAVRMRPRTLDEVVGQQHLLKPGSPLRRLVGESGGGPAGPSSVILWGPPGTGKTTLAYVVSKATNKRFVELSAITAGVKEVRAVIEGARRATGGFGKETVLFLDEIHRFSKAQQDSLLPAVENRWVTLIAATTENPYFSVISPLLSRSLLLTLEPLTDDDLRGLLKRALTDERGLKSAVTLPEDSEAHLLRIAGGDARRALTALEAAAGAALDKGEEEIGLQTLEETVDRAAVKYDRDGDQHYDVASALIKSIRGSDVDAALHYLARMIEAGEDPRFIARRLMISASEDIGLADPNVLPIAVAAAQAVAMIGFPEAALTLSHATIALALAPKSNSATTAVQAALEDVRKGLAGPVPPHLRDGHYKGAAKLGHAQGYVYPHDLPEGIAAQQYAPDAINGREYYTPTRHGAEARYADAVEWTRKHLGRKQS, translated from the coding sequence GTGGAGCCCGATCTGTTCACCGCCGCCGCAGAAGAACGCCAGGAGAAGGACCCTACGGCCAGCCCCCTGGCCGTACGCATGCGTCCACGCACCCTCGACGAGGTCGTGGGTCAGCAACACCTGCTGAAGCCCGGCTCGCCCCTGCGCAGACTGGTCGGCGAGTCCGGCGGCGGCCCGGCCGGCCCCTCCTCGGTGATCCTCTGGGGTCCGCCCGGCACGGGCAAGACGACCCTGGCGTACGTCGTCTCCAAGGCCACCAACAAGCGTTTCGTGGAGCTCTCCGCGATCACCGCCGGGGTCAAGGAGGTCCGCGCGGTCATCGAGGGCGCCCGCCGCGCCACCGGCGGCTTCGGCAAGGAGACCGTCCTCTTCCTCGACGAGATCCACCGTTTCAGCAAGGCCCAGCAGGACTCCCTGCTCCCGGCCGTCGAGAACCGCTGGGTCACCCTGATCGCGGCGACCACGGAGAACCCGTACTTCTCGGTGATCTCCCCCCTGCTCTCCCGCTCCCTGCTCCTCACCCTGGAGCCGCTCACCGACGACGACCTGCGCGGACTCCTCAAGAGGGCACTGACCGACGAGCGCGGCCTCAAGAGTGCCGTCACCCTCCCCGAGGATTCCGAGGCCCACCTCCTGCGGATCGCCGGCGGCGACGCCCGCCGCGCCCTGACCGCCCTGGAGGCCGCCGCCGGTGCCGCCCTCGACAAGGGGGAGGAGGAGATCGGGCTCCAGACCCTCGAGGAGACCGTCGACCGCGCCGCCGTCAAGTACGACCGCGACGGCGATCAGCACTACGACGTGGCCAGCGCGCTCATCAAGTCCATCCGAGGCTCCGACGTCGACGCCGCGCTGCACTATCTGGCCCGGATGATCGAGGCCGGTGAGGATCCCCGGTTCATCGCCCGCCGGCTGATGATCTCCGCCAGCGAGGACATCGGCCTCGCCGATCCGAACGTGCTGCCGATAGCCGTCGCGGCCGCCCAGGCCGTCGCCATGATCGGCTTCCCCGAGGCAGCGCTCACCCTCAGCCATGCCACGATCGCCCTCGCCCTCGCCCCGAAGTCGAACTCCGCGACGACGGCCGTCCAGGCCGCCCTGGAGGACGTACGCAAGGGGCTGGCCGGGCCCGTGCCGCCGCATCTGCGGGACGGGCACTACAAGGGCGCGGCCAAGCTCGGGCACGCCCAGGGGTATGTGTACCCGCACGACCTGCCCGAGGGGATCGCCGCCCAGCAGTACGCGCCGGACGCGATCAACGGGCGGGAGTACTACACCCCGACCAGGCACGGGGCCGAGGCCCGGTACGCCGACGCGGTGGAGTGGACGAGGAAGCACCTCGGTCGGAAGCAGTCCTGA